A genomic window from Aurantimicrobium photophilum includes:
- a CDS encoding acyltransferase codes for MATPEGYTHPTADVAENASIESGAKVWHYAQVRENAVIGANSIVGRGAYVGTGVQVGENCKIQNYALVYEPAKLAKGVFIGPAVVLTNDHFPRAINADGSQKSAADWKPVGVEILEGASIGANSTCIAPIVIGRWALVGAGSVVVKDVPDFALVVGSPAKRIGWVGTAGHPLRSVDNNEWICPVTHARYREVEPNKLVEIEA; via the coding sequence ATGGCTACCCCAGAGGGCTATACGCACCCCACTGCAGATGTTGCAGAAAATGCCTCAATCGAATCTGGTGCAAAGGTTTGGCACTACGCACAAGTTCGCGAAAACGCGGTAATCGGCGCGAACTCAATTGTGGGGCGAGGAGCTTATGTCGGCACAGGTGTGCAAGTTGGAGAGAATTGTAAAATTCAGAATTACGCTCTCGTGTACGAACCAGCAAAATTAGCAAAGGGTGTATTCATTGGACCTGCGGTAGTTCTAACTAATGATCATTTTCCCCGGGCAATAAATGCTGATGGATCTCAGAAATCAGCAGCTGACTGGAAGCCAGTCGGTGTAGAAATTTTAGAGGGGGCATCAATTGGAGCAAATAGTACCTGTATTGCACCTATTGTTATCGGCAGATGGGCACTTGTGGGTGCTGGCTCTGTAGTGGTTAAAGATGTTCCTGATTTTGCCCTCGTTGTAGGTAGCCCTGCAAAGAGAATTGGCTGGGTTGGTACCGCAGGACATCCTCTGCGCTCAGTTGATAACAATGAATGGATTTGTCCAGTAACACATGCTCGTTACCGTGAGGTCGAGCCAAACAAACTAGTTGAGATTGAGGCGTAA
- a CDS encoding FG-GAP repeat domain-containing protein produces MKGTRNQVRGFLRSIALSSVATLAAAFIVFLGPSSKAQALSPSDFNPGNIISDAVMFNGLSLAPADIQNFLNSQVPRCTLNDPGKPAGGIYTFPGGGQVLLANSCIKDYVESVPNLTGDAYCAALTGGTLSAAEIIYRVGVSCNVSQKALLVLLEKEQQLISDSFPAASQISSATGFNCPDTAPCSATSAGFFRQVYSAARQLQVYGTQEFNWYPVGAYTNVRFHPNAACGSTPVLIQNRATAALYYYTPYQPNAAALANISGFGDSCSAYGNRNFWRIFTSWFGSTQIPSSFSSGVFARDSAGDLWIYPGTGNGSWFPPTKVGVGWQGLNSLIGTGDISGDGNRDVVGIDSAGTVWLYPSNGLMGWSSRVQVANGLSPQTFLISPGDFDGNGVPDFIARDQAGDLWLYSGLGHGRIAPPKKIGNGWTGFTAIFGAGDMNSDGLVDLIGRNASGELWLYPSAGGGLWKMPIQMGWGWQGMTSISGPGDFDGDGIPDVMGRHNNGGLYLYSGNGLAGFKSGKQIGVGWQGMDTIFGVGTASTGPFVEPAGAGDLNGDGTRDVLAVNTSQELWLYPGNKAGAWLAPRKLASNWSMGQGMTSVGDFNEDGTRDFMIKDANGTLSIFSIDSQSNVSALSSIGSGWNIMNLIIGVGDMSGDGHSDLLSRDNSGSLWLYPGNGSGGWLTRIQVGSGWNTMSSILYAGDFSGDGLPDIISCDNAGKLWLYPSNGASGWGTPSQIGWGWQGYSFLMSPGDFSGDGKTDLLTRDPNGTLRLYAGNGRAGWLSQTPIGVGWNTIAWLG; encoded by the coding sequence GTGAAGGGGACACGAAATCAGGTCCGCGGCTTCCTTAGGTCGATCGCGCTATCGAGTGTTGCCACTTTGGCTGCCGCTTTCATTGTTTTCTTGGGACCTAGCTCTAAGGCACAAGCACTTTCTCCAAGTGATTTCAATCCCGGAAATATCATTAGTGATGCAGTTATGTTTAACGGCCTGTCACTAGCCCCTGCTGACATACAGAATTTTTTGAATTCACAAGTGCCGAGGTGCACTCTTAACGACCCAGGAAAGCCTGCCGGTGGAATTTACACTTTCCCCGGAGGCGGCCAAGTTCTTCTTGCAAACAGCTGCATCAAAGACTACGTCGAGTCGGTTCCCAATCTCACAGGAGATGCTTATTGCGCCGCCCTAACTGGGGGAACTCTTTCTGCAGCTGAAATCATTTACCGGGTAGGTGTGTCCTGTAACGTCAGCCAGAAAGCTTTGCTTGTTTTGCTTGAAAAAGAACAACAGCTTATTTCAGATTCTTTCCCGGCTGCTTCACAAATTTCAAGTGCAACTGGCTTCAATTGCCCCGACACTGCCCCATGCTCTGCAACTAGCGCTGGATTCTTCCGACAAGTTTATTCAGCAGCTCGACAATTACAGGTTTATGGCACTCAAGAATTCAATTGGTACCCTGTCGGCGCTTATACAAACGTCAGGTTTCACCCCAACGCCGCTTGTGGCTCCACCCCAGTATTAATTCAAAACCGTGCGACGGCTGCTCTGTATTACTACACGCCATATCAGCCCAATGCAGCAGCGCTTGCGAACATAAGCGGATTTGGTGATTCATGCTCGGCATACGGAAATAGAAATTTCTGGAGAATCTTCACTTCTTGGTTTGGATCCACTCAAATACCTTCATCGTTTAGCTCTGGTGTTTTCGCGAGAGATTCAGCGGGAGATCTTTGGATATATCCCGGTACGGGAAACGGGAGTTGGTTCCCCCCAACCAAAGTAGGAGTCGGGTGGCAAGGACTGAACTCACTCATTGGCACCGGCGACATCAGCGGTGATGGTAATCGTGATGTGGTCGGCATCGATTCTGCAGGAACAGTTTGGCTTTACCCGTCAAATGGCTTAATGGGGTGGTCGTCACGTGTTCAGGTAGCCAATGGACTTTCCCCTCAAACTTTCCTGATTAGTCCTGGGGATTTTGACGGCAATGGTGTTCCTGACTTTATTGCTCGGGATCAAGCAGGTGATCTCTGGCTTTATTCTGGACTAGGTCACGGAAGGATTGCTCCTCCAAAGAAAATTGGTAACGGCTGGACAGGATTTACCGCTATTTTCGGCGCGGGAGATATGAACTCTGACGGACTTGTAGATCTCATCGGAAGAAATGCCTCAGGAGAGCTCTGGTTATACCCCTCTGCAGGAGGTGGACTCTGGAAGATGCCCATACAAATGGGTTGGGGTTGGCAGGGTATGACCTCAATTAGCGGACCTGGAGATTTTGATGGGGATGGAATTCCAGATGTAATGGGGCGCCACAACAATGGCGGACTCTACCTCTACAGCGGAAACGGACTCGCAGGTTTTAAATCAGGGAAACAAATTGGTGTTGGCTGGCAAGGAATGGACACCATTTTTGGTGTAGGAACAGCAAGCACTGGCCCTTTTGTTGAACCAGCTGGTGCAGGTGACCTCAATGGAGATGGAACGAGAGATGTTCTAGCAGTCAATACTTCACAAGAGCTCTGGCTTTACCCTGGGAACAAAGCGGGTGCCTGGCTTGCTCCTCGGAAGCTAGCTTCGAATTGGTCCATGGGACAGGGCATGACCAGTGTGGGTGACTTTAATGAAGATGGCACGAGAGATTTTATGATCAAAGATGCCAACGGCACTTTGAGCATTTTTAGTATTGACTCCCAGTCCAACGTCTCAGCTTTGTCCTCTATAGGTTCTGGTTGGAACATTATGAACCTCATTATCGGAGTTGGGGACATGTCGGGAGATGGACATTCTGACCTACTTTCGAGAGATAATTCCGGTTCACTTTGGTTATATCCCGGCAATGGAAGCGGGGGCTGGTTGACTCGGATTCAGGTTGGTTCTGGTTGGAATACGATGAGCTCAATCTTGTATGCCGGAGACTTCAGTGGTGACGGACTTCCTGACATCATCTCTTGCGACAATGCAGGGAAATTATGGCTATACCCAAGCAATGGTGCAAGCGGTTGGGGAACACCTTCACAAATTGGCTGGGGATGGCAGGGTTATTCATTCTTGATGAGTCCAGGTGATTTCTCCGGAGATGGAAAAACAGACCTACTTACCCGTGATCCCAACGGCACACTTCGCCTTTATGCGGGAAATGGAAGAGCTGGCTGGCTTTCCCAGACGCCTATTGGTGTCGGTTGGAATACCATTGCATGGCTTGGCTAA
- the rfbA gene encoding glucose-1-phosphate thymidylyltransferase RfbA — translation MKGIILAGGSGTRLWPITKGISKQLMPIYDKPMIYYPLSTLMMAGIKDILIITTPEYLEQFRGLLGDGSQLGMSFSFEVQPSPDGLAQAFIIGEQFIGEDSVALVLGDNIFHGAGLGTALANNHDIKGALIFAAHVAEPSAYGVVEFDSENRAISIEEKPADPKSNYAVPGLYFYDNSVIDVSKSIKPSDRGELEISSVNENYLKQGSLNVQVLDRAVAWLDTGTVDSMIQASEYVRVIEQRQGFKIGCIEEIAWRNGWVSDNELASLAEPLKKSGYGEYLQGLLIENYREVR, via the coding sequence ATGAAAGGCATTATTCTCGCAGGCGGTTCTGGTACGCGTTTGTGGCCGATAACCAAAGGTATTTCTAAGCAACTAATGCCCATTTACGACAAGCCGATGATCTACTATCCCTTGTCTACCTTGATGATGGCTGGGATTAAAGACATCCTCATCATCACAACCCCAGAGTACTTAGAGCAATTCAGAGGACTATTAGGCGATGGTTCTCAACTCGGCATGAGCTTTTCTTTCGAAGTTCAACCAAGCCCAGATGGCCTCGCTCAAGCATTCATCATTGGAGAACAATTCATTGGTGAGGATTCAGTAGCGTTGGTACTGGGTGACAACATTTTCCATGGTGCAGGGCTTGGAACTGCACTTGCAAACAACCACGATATTAAAGGCGCACTTATTTTTGCTGCGCATGTTGCAGAACCCTCTGCATACGGAGTTGTGGAGTTTGATTCAGAAAATCGTGCTATCTCAATTGAAGAAAAGCCTGCCGATCCAAAGAGTAACTACGCCGTGCCGGGGCTCTATTTTTATGACAATTCAGTAATTGATGTTTCCAAATCGATTAAACCCAGCGACCGGGGTGAGTTAGAAATCTCATCTGTCAATGAGAATTATTTGAAGCAAGGCTCACTTAATGTTCAAGTTCTTGATCGCGCGGTTGCCTGGTTAGATACCGGAACAGTTGACTCCATGATTCAAGCTTCTGAATATGTTCGAGTAATTGAACAACGGCAGGGCTTCAAAATTGGCTGTATTGAAGAAATCGCTTGGCGTAATGGTTGGGTAAGTGATAACGAGCTGGCCTCACTTGCAGAACCTCTAAAGAAGAGCGGCTACGGAGAGTATCTTCAGGGTTTACTGATAGAAAATTATCGTGAAGTCCGATAA
- a CDS encoding ABC transporter permease, which translates to MKSDNARNSRIGPFKYISSIWAAREVLYNLTLREIRGQYKRTALGQLWSLANPLAAMLIYTFIFSFLFRLPLQEGEPSGLKSYALWLLVGLLPWMFFSRVMNMGTGVLVVNAPLIQKVYFPRAIMPLSLVGVVGFNWLFEMGVLVVALLIAGAFVLPWLPLVLVVMALLGLFAAGIALIFSITNVNFRDVEHAVTVFTQIWLYLTPVIYPISLVETQSQRLGGLFGTNITLLGLYEVNPLVSYISAFRNLLYDNRMPSAEIWLGCIGWSILALGFGLALFARYEKRLAELL; encoded by the coding sequence GTGAAGTCCGATAACGCTCGTAATTCCCGTATCGGGCCTTTCAAATATATTTCATCAATTTGGGCTGCTAGAGAAGTCCTATATAACCTGACACTTCGTGAAATTCGTGGCCAATATAAGCGAACCGCTTTAGGCCAATTGTGGTCCCTTGCGAATCCTTTGGCAGCGATGCTGATTTACACATTTATTTTTTCATTTTTGTTCAGACTCCCTTTACAAGAGGGCGAACCAAGTGGTCTCAAGTCCTATGCTTTGTGGCTTTTGGTCGGCCTTCTACCTTGGATGTTTTTTTCTAGAGTCATGAACATGGGTACAGGCGTTCTTGTAGTTAATGCACCCCTGATTCAAAAGGTTTATTTCCCACGGGCAATCATGCCACTCTCACTCGTTGGAGTTGTTGGTTTCAACTGGCTCTTTGAAATGGGAGTCCTGGTTGTTGCATTGCTCATTGCAGGGGCTTTTGTTTTGCCATGGCTGCCTCTGGTTCTAGTAGTTATGGCTCTACTGGGCCTTTTTGCTGCTGGCATTGCACTGATTTTTTCAATTACAAATGTGAACTTTCGGGATGTGGAACACGCTGTAACTGTGTTCACTCAGATTTGGCTCTATCTCACCCCGGTCATTTATCCGATTTCTTTGGTAGAGACACAGTCCCAGCGTTTAGGTGGCCTTTTCGGCACAAACATAACACTCTTGGGACTTTATGAAGTCAATCCTCTGGTCAGTTATATCTCAGCCTTCCGCAATTTGCTCTATGACAACCGCATGCCTTCCGCGGAAATTTGGTTGGGCTGCATTGGCTGGAGTATTTTGGCGCTCGGATTTGGGCTCGCATTGTTTGCTCGATATGAGAAAAGATTGGCGGAATTACTGTGA
- a CDS encoding ABC transporter ATP-binding protein: MNEVAVRVDHLGKKFRIYSERNQSLKSALMRGRVSKYDQFWALRDFSLEVEKGTTLGLVGGNGSGKSTLLKTLAKIYWPDEGDIEYFGRMSALLEVGSGFHPELTGRENIFLNGSILGMKRKEIEKRYEQIVEFSGVREFIDQPVKNYSSGMYVRLGFSVAIHVEPDILVVDEVLAVGDAAFQEQCFERFRELKRQGTTIILVSHDMDAVNGLCDQVAWVNKGKLQQLGPARSVTHAYLKNSGEKK, encoded by the coding sequence GTGAATGAAGTTGCAGTTCGTGTCGACCATCTTGGAAAGAAATTTCGGATTTATTCGGAGCGCAACCAAAGCCTCAAGTCTGCACTCATGCGTGGTCGTGTATCAAAATATGACCAATTTTGGGCACTCCGTGACTTCTCGCTAGAAGTTGAAAAGGGAACAACGCTCGGTCTAGTCGGCGGAAATGGTTCAGGGAAATCAACTCTTCTGAAAACTTTGGCCAAGATTTACTGGCCAGACGAAGGTGACATTGAATACTTCGGCCGCATGTCAGCGTTACTTGAAGTGGGCTCTGGGTTCCACCCTGAATTAACGGGGCGGGAAAACATTTTCCTTAATGGTTCTATTTTGGGCATGAAACGTAAGGAAATTGAAAAGCGTTATGAGCAAATAGTTGAATTTTCAGGCGTCAGAGAATTCATTGACCAACCCGTTAAAAACTATTCCTCAGGAATGTATGTTCGTCTAGGATTTTCTGTTGCAATCCACGTTGAGCCGGACATTCTCGTGGTTGATGAGGTTCTTGCAGTTGGAGATGCCGCATTCCAAGAACAATGCTTTGAAAGATTTCGTGAACTCAAGCGCCAGGGAACGACGATAATTTTGGTGAGCCACGACATGGATGCAGTTAATGGTTTGTGTGATCAAGTCGCTTGGGTTAACAAAGGAAAACTGCAGCAACTAGGTCCTGCCCGTTCGGTCACGCATGCCTACCTCAAAAACTCAGGGGAAAAGAAATAA